The window GGTTTGTGCCGCTGCGCTGCGGCCGCAGGGTGTCGACGCTTTGCGCTATTTCCAGAAAAGCGCCGTGCAGACTGTGGAACAGCCGTTCGCCGCATTCAGTCAGGCGTACCTGGCGGGGCAGGCGCTCGAACAGCGGCACGCCGAGCCAGGTTTCCAGCGAGCGAATCTGGTGCGATACAGCCGTCGGGGTAACGGCCAGTTCTTCGGCGGCGTCCTTGAAGCTCAGCAGGCGTGAGGCGGATTCAAAGGCGCGCAGGGCGGTCAGCGGCAACGAGGCAAACATTGAATGCTCCACGGATGAAATAGATTCATCCCGAGTGATTTTTGCTCATTTGAAGAGGAAAGGCTGCGAGCTTCAAGCTGCAAGCCACAAGCAGTTTGAGTTTAGTCCTTGAGGAGATTCAGATGAGTAAAATTCTTGCTATCCACGCCAGTCCCCGTGGTGAGCGTTCGCATTCGCGGCGTCTGGCCGAGGTGTTTCTCTCGGCGTTGCAGACGCGTCATCCGCATGTGCAACTGACCCGTCGTGAGGTAGGGCGGGCGTTGATTCCGCCGGTCAACGAAGCGTTTGTGGCCGCCGCGTTTTATCCCGAACCCGAGGCCCGTCCCTTGTCGATGCAAGCCGATTTGGCGTTCAGCGATGAACTGGTCGGCGAGTTGCTCGGCCATGATCTGCTGGTGATTTCCACGCCAATGCACAACTTCAGCGTACCCAGCGGTTTGAAGGCCTGGATCGATCAGATCGTGCGACTCGGCCTGACTTTCAATCACACCCTGGACAACGGTGTGGCCCAGTACGAACCGTTGGTGCACGGTAAAAAGGCCTTGATCGTCACCAGTCGCGGCGGCTTCGGTTTTGGTCCGGGCGGTGAGTTGGAGGCGATGAATCATGCTGATCCGCTATTGCGCACAGCACTGGGTTTCATCGGTATTACCGATATCACGGTGGTAGCGGCCGAGGGCGAAGAGTCCGAGGCGCGCACCTTCGCGGTCTCCGCCGCCGAGGCCGAACAGCGCTTGCTGGCGCTGGCCAGGGAGTTCTAGATGGCCTGGCTGTTTCTGCTGATCGCCGCCGGGTTTGAGGTGACGTTCGCCATGGGCATGAAGTACGCCGAAGGCTTCACCCGGCTCTGGCCGTCGCTGATCACCGTGGCGGCGGCAGTGGGCGGGATTTACTTCCTGACCCTGGCCATGCGCGAATTGCCGGTCAGCATCGCCTATCCGATCTGGACCGCTATCGGGTCGCTGGGCACGGTGTTTCTCGGGTTTGCGTTGCTGGGGGAGAGCCTGACGGCGGTGAAGTTGTTGTCGGTCGGGCTGATCGTGGCGGGCGTGGTGGGGTTGAAGTAGGGCGGATGTCATAGACTGGTCGTCGAGTTGTCATCTTCGCTGGCGATGCTTGGCGGATGTCTTGCATCCCGCCTTGCGTCACTTCTCGATCACAAGGATGTCCGCCCATGTCGCAAGGTTCTGCCCCGCGCTATCCACTGGTGCTGGTCCCGGGAATGCTCGGGTTCATCCGTTTGGTGCTTTATCCGTACTGGTACGGGATCGTTGATGCGTTGCGCCGTGGCGGCGCCATCGTGTTTGCGGTGCAGGTCTCGCCGCTGAACTCCAATGAAGTGCGCGGCGAGCAATTGCTGGCGCGGATCGAGGAGATTCTGCGCGAAACCGGGGCCGAGAAGGTCAACCTGATCGGTCACAGCCAAGGCTCGTTGACGGCGCGATATGCGGCAGCCAAACGCCCGGATCTGGTCGCCTCGGTGACTTCCGTGGCGGGGCCGAATCACGGTTCGGAACTGGCCGATTATCTGCACAAGCACTATCCCCACGACAGTGCCAAGGGGCGGCTACTGAGCTTTTTATTGCGCATGGTCAACACGTTGATGTGCCTGCTGGACACCGGTTATCACGGACCGAAGCTGCCTGTGGATATCCATGCGTCCCATCATTCCCTCACTACCGAAGGCGTGGCGCTGTTCAATCAACGTTATCCACAAGGGCTGCCCGAGACCTGGGGCGGGCACGGGCCGGAAGAGGTCAACGGTGTGCGTTATTACTCCTGGTCCGGAACCCTGCAACCGGGCAAGACCGATCGCGGGCGCAACCTGCTCGATGGCACCAACCGCAGTTGCCGGTTGTTCGCGAGGACTTTCGTTCGTGAGGCCGGGCATTGCGACGGGATGGTCGGGCGCTACAGCTCGCATTTGGGGACGGTGATTGGCGATGAGTTTCCGCTGGATCACTTCGACATCGTCAATCAGTCGTTGGGATTGGTGGGGAAGGGCGCCGAGCCGATCCGGTTGTTTGTCGAGCATGCGGCTCGGTTGAATGCTGCAGGGCTCTAGACCGCCTGTGGCGAGGGAGCTTGCTCCCGCTGGGGCGCGAAGCGGCCCCCAAAAAATAGGACTGCTGCGCAGTCCAGCGGGAGCAAGCTCCCTCGCCACAAAGTAATTACGCGCGGCCCAACACCGTCGTCCAACGCTCCGAAAGCACCACCCCACCCAACGTCAACACGCCACCCACCAGGTGATACATCGCCAGTTGCTCGTGCAGCACCACCGCCGCAATCAGCGCCGTAATCAACGGCAGCAAATTGAAAAACAGCACGGTCCGGCTCGGTCCCAGGCGCACCACGGCCTGCATCCACGCCAATGGCGCGACCATCGAGGCCAGCAAACAGGCATACAACACCAGCGGAATATTCTGCAGAGTCGGGCCGATTTTCGGCGAGGCGAGGAACAGCGGAAACAACACCACCACCGCCACCAGCACCTGCAAATACAACAACACCAGCGGCGGTAATTTCAGCTGCCATTTTTTCAGCAGCGTGCTGTAGACCGCGTAAGCCAGCGTCGCGACCAGCATCATCGCGTCGCCCAGGTTCACCCCGTGCTCCAGCAATGCGCTGAGACTGCCGGACGAAACCACCACCAGCACGCCGGCGAACGACAGCACCGCACCAGCCAGTGCGCCGGCAGTCAGGCGCTGACCGAGGCTGACGATCGCCATGGCCAGCGACATCAACGGCATCAACGACAGGATGATGCCCATGTTGGTGGCCGTGGTCAGGGCTGCGGCGAAATACGCCAGGCTTTGATAGACCGCCATGCCGAGCACGCCGAGGATGAAAATCTTGCCTAGGTTCGGGCGAATCTGCGGCCAGTGAGCGATCACCGGTTTGAGCATGAAAGGCGTGAACAACAAACCGGCGAGCAGCCAGCGGTAGAAGCCGATCTCGGCAGGGAAGATCGCCCCGGCCGACATTTTGGTGATCACTGTGTTGCCGGCCCAGATAAAAATGGCCAGCAGGGGATAAGCGTATTGCATCAGGGAAAACCAGAACGTTAATGAGGGGCAATTATCCCCTGTCTGGATACAGGTCTATACTTCGATCCAGACAACCCGCCCTTGATTCCGGACAGCATGACCAGTAAACACATAGATCTGCTGGATTTCAGCGAACTGCCGGCCCCGGTGTACTTCCGGTATGCCGACTTCAACACCCACGAATACGCCTCGGCGCACCGGCATCCCTGGGGCACGCTCGAGTATGCGGCGCACGGGGTGTTGCACATGGATGTCGACGGCAGTCGTTTCTTGTCGCCGCCGCAATACGCGGTGTGGGTGCCACCGGAAATCGAGCACAGTTTCTACAGCCATCAGCCGATCAATTACCGTGCCGTTTGCCTGGCCCCCGCAGTCTGTGAGGATTTGCCAAAACAGGCCTGCACGCTCGCTATCAGTGACATTCTCAAGGCGATCCTCAAGGACTTCGCCGTCCGTGATGTAAAGATTCCCGAGCTGGCCGCAGACAAGCGCCTGGCCCAGGTTCTGGTAGACCAGTTGCAACAGGCGCCGGTGCATGAGTGTTACCTGCCCTATGCCAGCACGCCGGGATTGCTGGGTATATGCGAAGCCCTGCAAGCCGCACCTGATGACAATCGGCCCTTGGCGCATTGGGCGGCGCAGGTTCACGTCAGCGAACGGACCCTGGCCCGGCAGTTTGTCCGCGAGTTAGGCATGAGTTTCGGGGAATGGCGCCAGCGTCTGCGATTTCTGGCTGCGATTGAAGCGCTGGACAGCCATCGCAGCATTCAGGAAGTTGCCTTCGACATGGGGTACAGCACGGCTTCGGCATTTATTGCGATGTTCCAGCGTCAAGGGGGTTGTTCACCCGACTACTATCGGCGCAATAAACTGTTTTAACGGTCTGATTAAGATATTTCATACAGCATTATCCGAAACGAACTTCATGGGGCAGGATTGGAGCGCTGTAGGCTTCGATACTCTTTATCAAGGTTTGCAGGTAATTGTTGTGAAGAGTTTATTGTTAAAAGCTGAAAGTGTTTCGAGCGTTTCTGATCCTGAGTACGAAAACAGTATTCACTTTGATTTTATAAAAAGTGCCATTCCCGACTGGATTGTCAATTCCTCTCTTCTGCGGATGGCTGATTTGCGCAACACCCCCAAAGTTGTTTCCGAATGGCACAAAGCGGCGTCCCCTACCGAACACCTGGCCGCGAAAGTCGCCACGCAGGCGGGCTGGATGGCCCAGAATACAGTCGATCGGATGCTTGGCAATCTGCAGGACGTTGAATCCTTCGCCCAACCAATACTGACTCGGGCTATTCATGAGCAATACGGTGTAGTAGTCGATGTTCGTGAAACTTTTCTACGCTTGTATTCCGCTGCTAAAACTTCACCTTGGACACT of the Pseudomonas sp. MAG733B genome contains:
- a CDS encoding helix-turn-helix transcriptional regulator; translated protein: MTSKHIDLLDFSELPAPVYFRYADFNTHEYASAHRHPWGTLEYAAHGVLHMDVDGSRFLSPPQYAVWVPPEIEHSFYSHQPINYRAVCLAPAVCEDLPKQACTLAISDILKAILKDFAVRDVKIPELAADKRLAQVLVDQLQQAPVHECYLPYASTPGLLGICEALQAAPDDNRPLAHWAAQVHVSERTLARQFVRELGMSFGEWRQRLRFLAAIEALDSHRSIQEVAFDMGYSTASAFIAMFQRQGGCSPDYYRRNKLF
- a CDS encoding triacylglycerol lipase — its product is MSQGSAPRYPLVLVPGMLGFIRLVLYPYWYGIVDALRRGGAIVFAVQVSPLNSNEVRGEQLLARIEEILRETGAEKVNLIGHSQGSLTARYAAAKRPDLVASVTSVAGPNHGSELADYLHKHYPHDSAKGRLLSFLLRMVNTLMCLLDTGYHGPKLPVDIHASHHSLTTEGVALFNQRYPQGLPETWGGHGPEEVNGVRYYSWSGTLQPGKTDRGRNLLDGTNRSCRLFARTFVREAGHCDGMVGRYSSHLGTVIGDEFPLDHFDIVNQSLGLVGKGAEPIRLFVEHAARLNAAGL
- a CDS encoding DMT family transporter; the protein is MQYAYPLLAIFIWAGNTVITKMSAGAIFPAEIGFYRWLLAGLLFTPFMLKPVIAHWPQIRPNLGKIFILGVLGMAVYQSLAYFAAALTTATNMGIILSLMPLMSLAMAIVSLGQRLTAGALAGAVLSFAGVLVVVSSGSLSALLEHGVNLGDAMMLVATLAYAVYSTLLKKWQLKLPPLVLLYLQVLVAVVVLFPLFLASPKIGPTLQNIPLVLYACLLASMVAPLAWMQAVVRLGPSRTVLFFNLLPLITALIAAVVLHEQLAMYHLVGGVLTLGGVVLSERWTTVLGRA
- a CDS encoding multidrug efflux SMR transporter, yielding MAWLFLLIAAGFEVTFAMGMKYAEGFTRLWPSLITVAAAVGGIYFLTLAMRELPVSIAYPIWTAIGSLGTVFLGFALLGESLTAVKLLSVGLIVAGVVGLK
- a CDS encoding NAD(P)H-dependent oxidoreductase, with product MSKILAIHASPRGERSHSRRLAEVFLSALQTRHPHVQLTRREVGRALIPPVNEAFVAAAFYPEPEARPLSMQADLAFSDELVGELLGHDLLVISTPMHNFSVPSGLKAWIDQIVRLGLTFNHTLDNGVAQYEPLVHGKKALIVTSRGGFGFGPGGELEAMNHADPLLRTALGFIGITDITVVAAEGEESEARTFAVSAAEAEQRLLALAREF